The Rosa chinensis cultivar Old Blush chromosome 7, RchiOBHm-V2, whole genome shotgun sequence DNA segment GAAAGGGTTCTTATTAAAGCCATTGtagcttcattttttttttttttttaaatatgtagTTATCCTTTTATGTCATTGCAGACTGTTTGTAATACCTTTGGTGGTGTTTTTGAATCTTGCATACTTGATGCAGTTGTGGGGACAGTTCATTAGGCGAGCCACCAAAACAGGGTGATAGTCAATGTGGAAACATGAGGCTTCTTCTAAGGCAACAACAAAGGGTGAGCAATCTTGGTGTATATTCAAAAAGTTGCTTGTGTGGTCTGCATAATTCACTAGGTGATTTATcattgatttcttcttcttcttcttcttcttcttcttttttctttttcagattcTCTTAGGTAAATCTGATGTTGCTGGATGGGGAGCCTTTTTAAAGGTTGGCAGATAAGTGCAGTTGTATTTGGCTTCATGCataatcacacacacacacacacacatatatatatatatatatttacttgtCACCAAATTGAATTATATGATTTCAGAACCCTGTAAACAAAAATGATTATCTTGGAGAATATACTGGTGAACTCATCTCCCATGAGGAAGCAGATAGACGTGGGAAGATTTACGATCGTGCAGACTCATCATTCCTTTTTGACTTGAATGATCAGGCAAGTGAAGATTGATGTTTTTGACATTGTGTATTCATGGGAAATATGTGATAGCTATAGCTTTACTCTGGGATATATCTCAAGTTTTACTTACTTACAGTGGGTCCTAGATGCTTACCGAAAAGGAGACAAGCTTAAATTTGCAAACCACTCGAAGAAACCTAACTGTCACGCAAAGGTATTTAAGGTTCACCGATCCTACTGTTTGATTAGTTATTAGTAGTTGAGCTGATTTGTGGCTTGCATAGGTAATGCTGGTGGCGGGAGATCACCGAGTAGGCATATTTGCCAAGGAGCATATTGATGCTGGTGAGGAGATCTTCTATGATTATTGTTATCCACCAGAAACAGAAATCCCATGGGCTCAAGCTGAGGGTACAAAGAGGGATGATTCATCTGTCTCCCAAGTCAGAGCGAAGAAACACCAATCTCACTGAATGGAAAATTGGCATGGCTTGGGATGTACATACTGAACATGAGACATATTTCGATTTTGGGGGTCTTTATACATGACAGCAGTTGAGAATTTTTTTGTAAGGAGGTATGCCAGCTGCTTCCCTACCAGTTAAATTGGCTGATTTGGCTCTACATGTTGATATGATCAAGCCTGCTTCTTGACTTCAGAAAGATAAAGATCAGACAATAAGATAGTAAGATACTACCGAAATAAGGCTCATTTTATAAATTTGGGAAGCAATAAGCTAGAAATTCTTCTAGCAGTTTGATATTATACTCGTGTCAATCCCAATCTTCTCGTACAAGCATGTCACCATGGTGATAAATGGAATTGCTTTGTAAAAATTTCtttatagaaaaagaaaaacctcATATTTGCTttacttatatttatattttgctTCTTTGATGAAACAGAAAGAGCCTTCAATTTGACATTTAAATAATAAATACCCAGAAGTTGGACCTCACTTTAGTTGTAGGTGAAGATAGTGATGCATGCAGGGTTAATTGATGAATTTCTTACAAGAACtacaaaaatttcaaacattCTCCTCGCTTGCATTTCCAGGTCGCTCTCATTACAAGCTAGCTATAAGAAATAATGAAAGAATTAAAGTATTTACAATTTAGAAAAATCGTAAGCGGTAACTCTTCAGTTACTGCAAATGAGCATACAACAATTCATTCCACACATCAGGAATGCCAGGAAGACACCAATGACTGCAGTCTTGACTGCCTGAGGCTGATTTTCTTCCATATATAGATGGATGACCATCTATTCTAAATTCTGATAATCCAGTTATGTTCAAGAATGTGATGGGAGTTTTCATCTGCTTTATGACCTCCTCTGCAATCACATTTTTCTCACTAGAAGAAGCACTTAACGTCTCAAGTGGTTTAGTAGCTTCCTTACAACTCCCGCCTGAATTCCATTGACCTCCCCTGTTAAGATAGATTGCATTAAAAATCCAATCAGAAGATGTTGTATGAAATAACCACATTATTAAGTCTATGCAGCATGTAATCTAATCAGGCAAACCTGAAATGGGATGGTGCTGAACTACGAAAGAAAACTCGGGTTCTACGTGGGTTGATGTATCTATCAACCCATGAAGCCCAGGTCATCAAAGATTTTCTGAAAGCTGTAGAAACATCAAGCCTTGGATGAACTTGGCCGCCTTCTTGGTAGTAATTAATCCTGTTATCAACTCCAAATGTCATCATACaactgaaaataaataaaatctcaCGACACTGAGCTTAATAGATCAAAAAAGGGACTGACCCAGCTTTAGTTTTATAATGAGACCACCAATGTGCAGTGTTGAATATCAAAACATCCGCTCCTCTCCATCTAGATGAACCATGATCAATTGCATCAATTCTCAAGATTTGCCTCCTCTTCTGCCCTACTCTTGCCTTGCCTTCATGAACCAAGAAATGGCTCACATAATATTCAACAGTACACTTGTAATCCTGAGATAAGAAAACAACTTCAGAATTGAATCCTAAATAGCTTGCAAATGAAAAGATAAGAAAGAAGGGTCATATATGTAGATTACCACAAATCTGAAACTGTAATTTCCCTTTTCTTTGGTGATTCTGCGCCTGTGAGTCTCATAGACCCTGTTTGGATCCTTTATTGCTCCCATTAACATGCACAACATGGATTCCCATTGATTTCTGTTGATTGAATCACCCACAAAAACTAGTCTCTTCCCTCTTATTAGCTCCAGCATCTTTGTTGCATTGAACCTGTACCACACCAAAAGTACTCATAGTTAAGTCTTTAACATTGCAATCAAACCACATTGTGACTATACCAAACTACCATGCTTTAAAAGCTCATCACAACTAAATGATTGAAGTAGAAAGTACCTTGGAATTTCACAATCTTGGGGCTGCCATCTCCACTTCATGTAGTCTTTATCTAATCTCCCATTGCCCTGACAATTAAAACCTTCATCTATCAAAGGACACGAACCATTTGTGTACAAAGGATAGCTCTCATCATAAACCCACCTCCCTCTTGTAAAATCGCATACTCCATTTTTTCTCTCATCTTCAACCTTCCCACTTCttgaaatttcaatcttttcaaATGCAGTTGCTTCAGTCTTGTTCTCTTCAATCTTCTTACTACTACTACTTGAGACTAATTCAATCTTTTCCACTTCTCCTGCTCTCACAGGTTCCTCTACTTGTGCCAATGCTGTGAAATTACCATCCATCCCGCCACCGCCTTTCTCTTCTTCATGTGGTGCCACTCTGGATTCATTAAGAAGTGAAATCCCAGCAGACCCAGAAGCATTTTCAGGATTGCTCAAATGGGTGGTCTTCAAGATTGAATCTTTGGGACCATTTAAGGGTAAGTTTCCCCTGAAACCAGTTAAGGACTGAACAGTTATGGGTCTGAAACCCAAAACGAACGAGGACTTGTTGAACTGGAGATGGACTTGTTGGGGAACTGAAGGGGTGGCTTTGATTAGCCAAGTGGTGAAGAAAGTGAGGAAGATGAAAGAGGAAAAGATTGTGAAAGAGAAAACCAAGAATCTGGTGGGTTTCAGTGAGAAGCTTCTCTGCCTCTCCATAACCGAGTTTGTTAATTTCTCAGTTGTGAAGTGAGaatgagagacagagagagtggGAAATATACACACTCAATTCTCAAAGTCAATAAAAGAGTTGGGTGAGATTTGGTAGAAGAatggaagaaaaagaattaggTAAAATGGCAAGGCATGCATCAGATCAAATTTTCCGGTAATGTTTCTCTAATCTGATAATGTGAGTGTGTCGGAGTGGAAAATGCTAAAGAAAGCAGAGCAGTTGCTAATTGTGAAAGTGGGTtgttaaacaaagaaaataaatgattttCTGTACTATATCTCTTCATTTTTGAATAGACTACAATCGGATCGGCACGAAATGAATAATGCGTGTAAAATGACATGTATACCCTTTGGAGTTCATTGGAATCAGAAGATGATCGGAGAAGAGATCGGCCAATGCGTTTTCAAAGTTATCGAATTTTGAAGGGACACAGTCGCACACATAGATCAGAAAATGAGAAGGCCATGAACGTTGCTTTATCGTGGCAACTATTGCTTACGAACTCAGTATCCTTCTCTCCTTTCTTTCCTCCAATTATTAGGTAAGAAGTTATATTCTTGTTCAACTGAAAAATAAGAGTTAGTCTGATTTGAACATATTTCAATTTGAGATATGTAATCTATTAAATTTTGACTATTCTATCGGACTATGACTCTTATTATGCTCAAAacacaaagatataacaaacaattctgataccatgttagacAATTACTTTACGCTATTTACAAACTTAAAGTAACTCAATCAATTGATACCGAAAGTTTACAATTTTCTTGCggaattcatatatatatatatatatatatatattcttaaaatCTAACGCTTAACGAGGTTCTCCTTTACTTGACACTTTCACCATTGTACTAGTtgaatttgcttcccttgcaaGGCATGCACTACTGCGTGATCTTTCAAGAATGTAAATCACGAAAACAAAGGGGGGTATAATGTctttatgaaaagcatatggcAGGAAAGTAAATCTGAGGAACATCATGGTGAGGTCGTGTGGTACGTTAGTAAGTAAGGGGAAATGGTGTCCACAGAGAGCAATAAATGccagacaaaataaaattgagAATGTGagagattccaatctaatccttAATTGCTGGCTCGTGACAAATTTGCCGTTATCATCATCCTGAGCTGTATGCATGGATCTCAACGCTGTAACCGATTTTCCCTGTCCTTTTGAATCTTTTCTATGTAAGTCTCGTACTTCCTTTCAATGGTTCTTAGGTTACAACGCACATGTTGTCACGTAGCAAGAGAAGCAAATATTCCATCTTTGTAGGTGGCTTGTCTTTGTGTTAACCTCCAAGTGTTGGACTACACTATAGGTAATGCGTGCCAAGTTCTAGTTCGTGAAGGTTAGTGCTTCACTAACGAAACTTTGTTGCTGACTCTATTGCTAATTTTGCCCTCTCTTCGGACACGAGATTGGAAATAACTATCTCCGATGATCCGCGTTCCTCTACTGagcatttcttttcctttcttattTTGGTCAATAGTGAAATTCGTTGAAGACAGAGAGCAATGACTACCTCCCGTAGTCATTCATAATTTACTTGTGTTGTTTTGATGTAGTCATTTCTTATCCTTGCCcttgggcccaaaa contains these protein-coding regions:
- the LOC112175252 gene encoding protein trichome birefringence-like 6, with amino-acid sequence MERQRSFSLKPTRFLVFSFTIFSSFIFLTFFTTWLIKATPSVPQQVHLQFNKSSFVLGFRPITVQSLTGFRGNLPLNGPKDSILKTTHLSNPENASGSAGISLLNESRVAPHEEEKGGGGMDGNFTALAQVEEPVRAGEVEKIELVSSSSSKKIEENKTEATAFEKIEISRSGKVEDERKNGVCDFTRGRWVYDESYPLYTNGSCPLIDEGFNCQGNGRLDKDYMKWRWQPQDCEIPRFNATKMLELIRGKRLVFVGDSINRNQWESMLCMLMGAIKDPNRVYETHRRRITKEKGNYSFRFVDYKCTVEYYVSHFLVHEGKARVGQKRRQILRIDAIDHGSSRWRGADVLIFNTAHWWSHYKTKAGINYYQEGGQVHPRLDVSTAFRKSLMTWASWVDRYINPRRTRVFFRSSAPSHFRGGQWNSGGSCKEATKPLETLSASSSEKNVIAEEVIKQMKTPITFLNITGLSEFRIDGHPSIYGRKSASGSQDCSHWCLPGIPDVWNELLYAHLQ